The Leucobacter viscericola sequence ATTGAGGCAGCGATGGAGGAGCCCGACTATCGGTTCGTTATTCAGCATTCTTACAACGCTGCTCTGGGGCTTTACCTCATGGGGAGGCTGGAAGAGGCCGCCTCACTCGCTGACGCGGTTTTTGCGAACGGGGATCCGGCCTTGTTTTCACGTTATTTTTATGCGGGGCTTTTGTTGCTGAGCGCCTTGATCGCGTACCGTCAGGGGCGCGAGACGGTGGTGAGGCGCTTTCTCGAGCATTACCACGCGATGGGCGTCTCTGACGCTGCGTTGCCGTGCCTTGCTCCTGAAATCGCGACAGCTCTGCAGCAACTCATCGACCAAAAACCCGGAAAGGCAACTGCCACCCTGCTGGCAGGCATAGCTCGAACCGTTGCGCAGGGCTCCGTTCTTGCCGCTTTCTTTCTCACTGTGGTGAGTATCCAGCTCTGCGGCAAAAGAGTAGTCTCACAGCTCGAAGCGTTTGACCTTGGAAGTCGGGTATCGCCCAAGCTCTCGTTGTTTCTGCAGTTTACTCAGGCCTTGTTGAAGGGCGACCCCGAGCAGCTTGTATCCGCAGGCGCCGCTCTGGCTGCGGAGGGTGAGGATTACTTTGCCTCGATCGCATACGGCCTTGCGATTGATTCTCTGGCGCGATCCGGCGAATTGAAGGAAGCGAAGACAGTTGCGGAACTCAGAGATTCGCTGAGTATCGCGGCAGCACACGAGCCACTCAAGCTCGTTGCCGCTACCCTGGATCTTCGGCCCAGCCCCCGCCTTACCCCTCGAGAACTCGAACTCGCTGCCCACGCGAATCTCAGCAACCAGGAGATTGCAAACCGATTTTCGCTCAGTCCAAGAACTGTCGAGAACCATCTGCAGCATGCGAGAGAAAAGCTCAACGTGCCTGACCGCCGGAGCCTCGCCGCAGCTGCCACAGCGTTGCAAGAGAGCAACAGGGGACGAACTGCTCGAGGCATTATCGGTGGCTAAGGCTTCTGCGAACCGGGATACGCCCGGGCTTGAAGGTCTGCACATCCAGACCTACTCACTATTTCCCTGACTTCCGACTTAATGTTGTGAATCTCGCCTTTGAACTACTCAGATTTCGATACTCAGTGGGAATCCGGCCGGCGCTGATGGTTGAGAATGAGTTTGCACTGATCACCTGCGTGGACGCTTCTTGTAGCGCCACGAATGACCTGGCGGTAATGCATTGCCGTCAGGGCCTCACCGGTCTGAAATACGCTGAGGCCACGTCGTTGACTGCGGCGGGTCAACCCGCAGCCCGTCTCCCCCGGCCTGTTGCGGGGCCTTGCCGCAGTCAACGACCCCACACCCGAAAGTGATCATCCTTGAACAGTCGCTGAAGCAGCAGAATGCTGAGCCCAGGAATGTGACGTGGTGTCGCGCCCCATACCGATTGCTGGCGGTAGCTCCCTATCTCTTCGTTATGCCGTTCTCGTGCTCCGCAGCGATTTGTCGGGGCACCGTGTTGATCGGTTGAGACAACCTTGACTACTGAAATCATGTGCCTCACTCGTTAAGAAAGCCCCTGCTTTAGGTACTTAACTTCGCCCGGATCACTACCCAAATCAACCCTCGCACTACCTAAGTAGACGCAAAATTAGCGCACCTCGATGAGACCATTGAGTACCTAAACGCGGTTGAAGTCACCAGTGAATCACTGTCCCAATCGCGTTCTCGGGGTCGTCCCTTTTCTTGGGTCTGATCCATCACAGTTCTGTTGTCCCGGCACCAGTGGTAACTCGCAATAACCAATATGCGCACTAGTGCAAAATCGAAATGGAGAGATAATTGCTCAGTTTTACTGCGGCATTTCCCAGTATCAGTAGATCCGCTGTCCCCGGCGAACCTAAGCCTGCAGCTGCGCCTGAAAAGAGACGGACGCGTCGTGCGTTGCTCTCGGTGCTTGCTATTGCCAGCCTTCTCGGGGGAAACCTCGCGGTGGGGAGTGTAAATGCACCGGGCGCCCACGCGTTCGAGGTCTCCGAAGTGTTCCCCATTGTCGATCCTGGCAATCAAGGTTCCGAAGGTGAGCAGAATCCTCATTGGCTCACAAAAGGCTCTTTCGCTGGTGGCGGGAAGTACACAAAGGACGGCTGGACACGTCTCACCGCAGGTGGCACCGGGCAATCGGTGAACCTTCTCAATGAACGTGCATTTCCCTCAACAACTGGGTTCGTGGCCGAGTTCGACTACAGAATGACCGGGGTGGACGCCATTGCGCCAAAGGTTGCTGCCGCTGACGGCATGACCTTCCATCTCATCGACGGTAACTCTTCCATTTCGAATGGTGGAGCTGGCTCAGGACTCGGGTATGCGACCAATGATTCGGTAAACGCGAAAAGCGGCGTGGAGGGCGGATACTTCGGTGTTGGCCTCGACGCTTCGGGCTGGTTTAACAAGGCCATCAAGGCGGTTACTGGTACCAACAAGATTTGTGGGCGGGATGGAAGCAACGACGTTGTTGTGCCCGGATTTATTTTGCGTGGACCCGGGAATGCCGGCTGCAGTATTGCGGATTACCCTCTCATCGCGTCGGTTCCCAGTTCGGAACTCAAAACTGACAACACGAAGACGGACCCCGCCGAGGTTAACGGTGGATACAAACGTGTTCGCATGACGGTGACGCCTGCTGATGTCGGCACAGACGTTGTGATCCGAGTCGCTGACGCAGCGGAAAAGGGTGCGCCTGTTGGCGCCTTCACGGAGGTTATGAACACGCATGTTCCGGTAAAAGCTCCGGCCACGCTCAAACTCGGGTTCTCCGCAGCCACCTCATCGAACTCAGACGTTCCAGCCCTTTTCCAAGACATCCGGAACATCCAAGTAACCGCATTGACAGACCTCGACGTTGACGGTGCATTGCTGAATGCGGGCGAAGGTACGGGCCCCGATGGGGTGTTCATGCCCGGCGATACCGTCAAGTTGCGGTACACCCTAAAGAACCACGGTCCGACGGCAATCGGTGGTGCTGCGGACGGCGTAGCCCGTTTCTACCAGAACCTGGGCGATTCAGTATTGAGCGACCCCACATGGAACTGTGAGGCGCACGACGGTGCTACCTGCGAAAAACGAGTCGGCGACGAACAAGAGGTTATCGCTGCGTGGTCGGGGCCAAAAAATAGCAGTGTAACAATTGACGTCGATGCCAAGGTCAAGAAGGGTACCTACTCGGGCAACCACCCGGTAGTGGGAGTGATCCCAACTGACTTTGAGAACAACACTCTTGACCTCGCCCAGAGCACGGTGCAAGAGAACGGCGCAGTCAGCGATTCGGACCTCTCAAACAACAGGTCTGAACTTGAGATTCCCGTTGGACAGACTCGGGCGGCCAGCAAATCAACCGTCGAAGCAACGCCCAGCGTGGTTACCGCTGATGGCGCATCGACCTCTACCGTGAAAGTCATCACTCGCGAGGGCAACGAAACCCCGATGCGGACTGGCGGCGGAACGATCGTGCTGAGCCCCGAGTTTGGAAACGTCAGCAATGTCGAAGACAAGGGTGACGGCACCTACACCGCCACCTGGTCGTCAACGAAAGCCGGATCCCCCTCTATTGGCTTCACAGTAGACGGGATCGAATCGCCGTCCACGACGAACGTGCGTTTTACCCCGGGACAGTTTGAAATCGGTGATGCAAACGCAAGTAACTTCACTGTTGACGCAAGTGAGGATCCAGTGGTTGTTGGCGATGCCCACACGATAACGCTCAAGACCTTCGACCAGTTCGAGAATGGCACCGATATTGACCTGTCGCGGGTCAAACTATTCGCGAGCCCGAGCGAGGGTGTTGAATTCACCGGGTTCCAAGCAAAGGAAAACAAGCCGGGCGAGTACACCGTCACCGTTTCGTCGACTGTTGCGGGTTCGAAGACCATCACTGTGAAAATCGATGATGTCGCAGTGCTTGTGAGTGACGGCGGCACCCAAATTGCTGACTTTGCTCCAGGCGCACCATCACTCGAAGACAGCTCGAGCGCAAACTACACAGTGTCTCCGGGCCCCGCGGTTGTGGGTAAGGACGCGCATACGGTAACTGTGAACCTAAAGGACGCGCACGGGAACGCAGTTCTCAACGCTGCAGCCGGCCTGGCTCTGGATGTTGCCGACCTGGGTGGCGGCGTAGCGACTGGCTTTGCAAGCAAGGGCGACGGCGTATACACCGCGACAATTACCTCGAAGCTCGCTGGATCAAAGCCAGTGGGTGTGACTCTCGACGGTAAATCTCTCAAGCTGCAGGATGGCGGAAACGCAGACGCACTTTTCATCGCGGACGTGTTTGACGAGAACAACTCGAGCGCCAGTAGCTTTACGGTGTTGGGATCCGCTGAACCTGTTGCAACAGGGGGCGGTTCTTACACGGTGCAGGTGAAGGTTGCCGACCAGTTCGAAAATGGCGCCGACATTGATCCCGAGCTCATTGAGCCGACGTCGACCCCATCTGCTGGCGTGACTTTTTCGGCGTTCCGCAAAACCGCGGGTAAGCCCGGCGAATACACCGCCACTGTTTCTTCGACCGTCGTCGGTGTGAAGACGATCTCGGTGAAGATCAAGTCGGTTGCTGTTCAGAAACTAGCGGGCGGAAGCAACACTGCAGAGTTTGTCGCGGGCCAGGATGTCTTGGATGCCCGCGAGCAAGCGAAGGGTGATCTTGTTGCTGCTGGGAATGCGGCGAAGGACAAGGTTGACGGGTTGCCTGGTCTGACTGATGACGAGAAGCAGGCCGCGAAGGACGCGATTGATGCGTTGGTCGAAGAGGGTAAGACCTCGATTGATGGTGCTGGTTCGACTGGAGATG is a genomic window containing:
- a CDS encoding DUF1542 domain-containing protein, with amino-acid sequence MAEFDYRMTGVDAIAPKVAAADGMTFHLIDGNSSISNGGAGSGLGYATNDSVNAKSGVEGGYFGVGLDASGWFNKAIKAVTGTNKICGRDGSNDVVVPGFILRGPGNAGCSIADYPLIASVPSSELKTDNTKTDPAEVNGGYKRVRMTVTPADVGTDVVIRVADAAEKGAPVGAFTEVMNTHVPVKAPATLKLGFSAATSSNSDVPALFQDIRNIQVTALTDLDVDGALLNAGEGTGPDGVFMPGDTVKLRYTLKNHGPTAIGGAADGVARFYQNLGDSVLSDPTWNCEAHDGATCEKRVGDEQEVIAAWSGPKNSSVTIDVDAKVKKGTYSGNHPVVGVIPTDFENNTLDLAQSTVQENGAVSDSDLSNNRSELEIPVGQTRAASKSTVEATPSVVTADGASTSTVKVITREGNETPMRTGGGTIVLSPEFGNVSNVEDKGDGTYTATWSSTKAGSPSIGFTVDGIESPSTTNVRFTPGQFEIGDANASNFTVDASEDPVVVGDAHTITLKTFDQFENGTDIDLSRVKLFASPSEGVEFTGFQAKENKPGEYTVTVSSTVAGSKTITVKIDDVAVLVSDGGTQIADFAPGAPSLEDSSSANYTVSPGPAVVGKDAHTVTVNLKDAHGNAVLNAAAGLALDVADLGGGVATGFASKGDGVYTATITSKLAGSKPVGVTLDGKSLKLQDGGNADALFIADVFDENNSSASSFTVLGSAEPVATGGGSYTVQVKVADQFENGADIDPELIEPTSTPSAGVTFSAFRKTAGKPGEYTATVSSTVVGVKTISVKIKSVAVQKLAGGSNTAEFVAGQDVLDAREQAKGDLVAAGNAAKDKVDGLPGLTDDEKQAAKDAIDALVEEGKTSIDGAGSTGDAANVGGSVEDAVTKVVADAELAGAKSVGKDALDAAADSAKQAVEELLNVSQEEKDLAKGKIDAARDAAKVKVDAAESTGEVTDEVTAGKGIIDGLFDGLVGSGNTNLEQAKDKAKGDLVAAGNAAKDKVDGLPGLTADEKQAAKDAIDALVEEGKTSIDGAGSTGDAANVGGSVEDAVTKVVADAELAGAKSVGKDALDAAADSAKQAVEELLNVSQEEKDLAKGKIDAARDAAKVKVDAAESTGEVTDEVTAGKGIIDGLFDGLVGSGNTNLEQAKDKAKGDLVAAGNAAKDKVDGLPGLTDDEKQAAKDAIDALVEEGKTSIDGAGSTGDAANVGGSVEDAVTKVVADAELAGAKSVGKDALDAAADSAKQAVEELLNVSQEEKDLAKGKIDAARDAAKVKVDAAESTGEVTDEVTAGKTVIDGITVNKPGPPAPPVADPSNGDTVSGKAENGTTVTVTDKDGKELCSHVVTDGTFSCVPKPKPEHGDEITITVTDPAGNSSATTVVVKSPAAPKMTGAKLANGEVNSAYSAQVTATGKPAPVLTISGGKLPEGLKFDAKTGKLSGKPTKAGTYTFEVSAKNEAGTATAKFTLEVKKAKVFPECAVTRTVPVFADAPVAHKFYKEIDWMGVHEVLDRLEAGSGQAAVQAERWSAACCNGCVYLPYGGSEGLCCSEGIAVCRRKPR